The Anabaena sp. WA102 genome contains a region encoding:
- a CDS encoding FAD-dependent oxidoreductase — protein MRRRYKKGLQSFISFSLFTTLITLYPVTATPLRTPDKTVNCELLIVGGGLSGVATAYEGLLAGRTVCLTEITDWLGGQISSQGTSALDERPTQRAKQFYSRGYSELRNRIERKYGKLNPGDCWVSDSCFLPRDAHKIMTQMLKDAERKGRGKLQWFPNTVIKDLGISKDGKIINNSIAIQHQPAKNQLPLNTYPLSQTIEDAYSYQNSSQLSKTIIRFLPKTSQNNPGKWYVVDTSETGEIIALADVPYRLGIDARSYLEPSSSSTINYPYCPQGFTYTFAMEATKDHQTQIMPPFYLQYSPYFSYELKRLANFDLVFTYRRIWSPQKGQVTTFNGVKFTSSTPGDISMQNWTWGNDYRPGTAADNLIYSRQQLENSGQLKSGGWQGGLRTETLRKAEEKAFSYFYWLYGGTTDSQLGNGVKKPQTNIRFLTGLDSPMGTVHGLSKYPYMREGRRIIGRPSWGQPEGFGIWEVDISRRNYNDEYYRKTLPANMYGNLKATVAGLEATSVISGEIPPEKVIRRSRSTIYPDAVGIGHYAIDFHPCMAKSPVEAPGNQERAGERRGAGLAYPFQIALRAMIPQKIDNLLVGGKSIATSHIAAAAYRVHSFEWSSGAAAGTVASFALKEGIAPYQLVDDLPQQEPQLQILRKLLEANGNPTAFPDTSIFNESWDDWR, from the coding sequence ATGAGACGTAGATACAAAAAAGGCTTGCAATCATTCATCAGCTTTAGCCTATTTACCACCTTAATCACGCTATATCCCGTGACCGCTACCCCTCTACGTACCCCGGATAAGACCGTCAACTGTGAGCTTCTCATTGTGGGTGGTGGACTCTCTGGAGTTGCTACAGCTTACGAAGGGTTACTCGCAGGACGCACAGTTTGTTTAACAGAAATAACTGACTGGTTGGGGGGACAAATCTCCTCCCAAGGGACATCTGCATTAGACGAAAGACCAACTCAACGAGCTAAACAATTCTATTCTCGCGGTTATTCCGAATTAAGAAACCGCATTGAACGGAAATATGGCAAACTTAACCCTGGTGATTGTTGGGTAAGTGACTCCTGTTTTCTGCCTCGTGATGCTCACAAGATCATGACACAAATGCTCAAAGATGCGGAAAGAAAAGGTAGAGGAAAATTACAATGGTTTCCCAATACAGTAATTAAAGATTTAGGAATTAGCAAAGATGGCAAAATCATCAATAATTCCATAGCAATTCAACATCAACCAGCAAAAAATCAACTCCCTTTAAATACTTATCCTTTATCTCAAACTATTGAAGATGCTTATAGTTATCAAAACTCATCACAATTGAGTAAAACTATTATTCGTTTTCTGCCTAAAACATCTCAAAATAATCCTGGAAAATGGTACGTTGTAGATACAAGTGAAACTGGAGAAATTATTGCTTTAGCAGATGTCCCTTATCGTCTAGGAATTGATGCCCGTTCCTATCTTGAACCTTCATCTTCTAGCACGATAAATTATCCTTATTGTCCTCAAGGTTTCACTTATACCTTTGCAATGGAGGCTACAAAAGATCACCAGACCCAAATAATGCCGCCATTCTATTTACAATATTCACCATATTTTAGTTATGAATTAAAACGATTAGCAAACTTTGATTTAGTATTTACCTATCGCCGAATTTGGAGTCCGCAAAAAGGCCAAGTAACTACATTCAATGGTGTGAAATTTACTTCATCAACACCGGGGGATATTTCTATGCAAAACTGGACTTGGGGAAATGATTACCGTCCAGGAACAGCGGCGGATAATCTTATTTATTCTCGGCAACAATTAGAAAATTCTGGACAGTTAAAATCTGGAGGTTGGCAAGGTGGACTACGCACAGAAACTTTGCGTAAAGCTGAAGAAAAAGCATTTTCCTATTTTTATTGGTTGTATGGGGGAACTACAGATTCTCAGTTGGGTAATGGTGTGAAAAAACCGCAAACAAATATCCGTTTCTTAACAGGTTTAGATTCGCCTATGGGGACGGTTCATGGTTTATCTAAATACCCTTATATGCGGGAAGGAAGACGGATTATTGGTCGTCCAAGTTGGGGACAACCGGAAGGTTTTGGTATTTGGGAAGTTGATATTTCTCGGCGTAATTATAATGATGAATATTATCGGAAAACTTTGCCAGCAAATATGTATGGCAATCTAAAAGCAACTGTGGCTGGTTTGGAGGCGACATCTGTAATTAGTGGGGAAATTCCTCCAGAAAAAGTTATTCGCCGGAGTCGTTCGACAATTTACCCTGATGCTGTGGGTATTGGTCATTATGCCATAGATTTTCATCCTTGTATGGCAAAAAGTCCGGTGGAAGCACCTGGTAATCAGGAACGTGCTGGAGAAAGGCGGGGTGCAGGACTTGCTTATCCTTTTCAAATTGCTTTGCGGGCAATGATTCCCCAAAAAATTGATAATTTATTGGTAGGGGGAAAAAGTATTGCTACTAGTCATATTGCGGCGGCGGCTTATCGGGTTCATTCTTTTGAATGGTCTTCTGGTGCGGCTGCGGGAACTGTGGCGAGTTTTGCACTAAAAGAAGGAATCGCACCATATCAATTGGTTGATGATTTACCTCAACAAGAACCACAATTACAAATTTTAAGAAAGTTGTTGGAGGCGAATGGGAATCCTACGGCTTTTCCTGATACTTCTATTTTTAATGAAAGTTGGGATGATTGGCGGTAG
- the clpS gene encoding ATP-dependent Clp protease adapter ClpS yields the protein MVTRIADVYSMASAPTVTPDRVNQVTRKTYPNYKVIVLNDDFNTFQHVAECLMKYIPGMSGDRAWDLTNQVHYEGQAIVWTGPQEPAELYHQQLRRAGLTMAPLEAA from the coding sequence ATGGTGACAAGAATTGCAGATGTGTACAGTATGGCTTCAGCACCAACTGTGACACCTGACCGGGTTAATCAAGTGACTCGGAAAACCTATCCTAATTATAAGGTGATTGTGTTGAATGATGATTTCAATACTTTCCAGCACGTGGCTGAGTGTTTGATGAAGTATATTCCGGGGATGTCGGGCGATCGCGCTTGGGATCTCACTAATCAGGTACACTATGAAGGACAAGCGATTGTTTGGACCGGTCCCCAAGAACCAGCAGAATTATACCACCAACAACTTCGTCGGGCTGGGTTGACAATGGCTCCCCTGGAAGCAGCCTAA
- a CDS encoding DUF2103 domain-containing protein, which yields MSKPTDGRLVWNHSTHIPGLIPILERLCQQHGIGTVTPAVIGRAKGHAPKMQLRVSVPIRGGYKIIARQGKTVQEVFILTTLLQDELEGAIAIAMRIA from the coding sequence ATGTCAAAACCTACTGATGGTAGACTTGTTTGGAATCACTCTACCCATATTCCTGGTCTAATTCCCATTTTAGAACGTTTGTGTCAACAGCATGGTATTGGAACTGTGACACCCGCGGTGATTGGTAGAGCTAAGGGTCATGCACCAAAAATGCAGTTGCGGGTGTCTGTACCGATTCGTGGTGGCTATAAAATCATTGCTCGTCAAGGTAAGACGGTGCAGGAGGTGTTTATCCTCACAACTTTACTACAGGATGAACTCGAAGGTGCGATCGCTATTGCTATGAGAATTGCCTAA
- a CDS encoding transposase — protein sequence MRLKNFPEVVKTILKPLPKKDYPVLDTFSFVSVWLQYVMDKSIVSMRDLFQRLNNQGIDLKISNFSKASKKRDTQVFLEIITELNNQLRKKKGKEETQALFPIDSTIITLTSKLLWSQGYHQVKLFCGLDSLTSEVGGMVIHFGQGHDHKYGQETVEAIPSKGVGIMDRGFASSERISELKQQKNKAFVLRIKNNVTLEMLENGNCKVGKDEREVEIRVVAFCDIETKSEFRLATNLLNEGEEQVSNQEIMEIYIQRWQIELLWKFLKMHLKLDRLMTKNENGIRIQIMCCLIAYLILQLIEIPQEFGKTLLDKLRYLQSYMCQEISYVHWFRKLIWIR from the coding sequence ATGCGCTTAAAGAATTTTCCAGAAGTGGTCAAAACAATATTGAAACCATTGCCCAAAAAAGATTATCCAGTTCTGGACACATTTTCATTTGTATCAGTGTGGTTACAGTATGTCATGGATAAAAGTATAGTGAGTATGAGAGATTTATTTCAAAGACTAAATAATCAAGGGATAGATTTAAAAATATCAAATTTTTCCAAGGCAAGTAAAAAGAGAGATACTCAAGTATTTTTGGAGATAATAACTGAATTAAACAATCAACTGAGAAAGAAAAAAGGAAAGGAAGAAACCCAAGCATTATTTCCTATAGATTCAACAATTATTACATTAACAAGTAAATTATTATGGAGTCAAGGATATCATCAAGTAAAACTATTTTGTGGGTTAGATAGTTTGACATCAGAAGTTGGTGGAATGGTGATTCATTTTGGGCAAGGACATGACCATAAATATGGACAAGAAACAGTAGAAGCAATTCCGTCAAAAGGAGTAGGGATAATGGATAGAGGATTTGCATCCTCCGAAAGAATATCTGAATTAAAACAACAAAAAAATAAAGCTTTTGTCTTAAGAATTAAAAATAATGTCACTTTAGAAATGCTAGAAAATGGTAATTGTAAAGTTGGCAAAGATGAAAGAGAAGTGGAAATTAGAGTAGTAGCATTTTGTGATATAGAAACTAAGAGTGAATTTCGTTTAGCAACAAACTTATTAAATGAAGGAGAAGAGCAAGTTAGTAATCAAGAGATTATGGAAATTTACATACAAAGATGGCAAATTGAATTGTTATGGAAATTCTTAAAAATGCACCTCAAGTTAGACAGACTTATGACAAAGAATGAGAATGGAATTAGAATTCAGATAATGTGCTGTTTAATCGCTTATTTGATATTGCAACTAATAGAAATACCGCAAGAATTTGGCAAAACTTTATTAGATAAACTCCGTTATCTTCAGTCCTATATGTGTCAGGAAATAAGTTATGTTCATTGGTTTAGAAAACTTATTTGGATAAGATGA
- a CDS encoding proton extrusion protein PcxA has protein sequence MKSTVSSQKIYPFLLSAYRWYLLTPERSLSTAYQAAIKIKEIEDQHFNGNKIDFEFTIHSASVMDYFQGDLQKLLKTVQMRLTEFKASRWFANESKQKAALKLGIEYSSPALILEKLEFIDQVTSKYTNNDIDTNYNNSNSSPVVPATDLVNSQQFIPKTSNQANKNTPKGKTNTTGILPRSILSTITRLQVELDPESEQNVVQNFRKAQQRSIISIRFILLLIIVPLLTHQLSKALIVGPLVEHFRHDKTVEVFLNGEMEEEGLLALQRFEERIKFEALISNAPALGAEELELKIKKKAEEVKEEFRKESDNAIKNVFADIFAVITFTILLLVSKRSIAVLKEFFDNVVYGLSDSAKAFIIILFTDVFVGFHSPHGWEVLLEGISRHWGLPANRDFIFLFIATFPVILDTIFKYWIFRYLNRISPSAVATYHNMNE, from the coding sequence ATGAAAAGTACCGTGTCTAGCCAAAAAATATACCCCTTTTTATTGTCTGCTTACAGATGGTATCTACTGACACCAGAACGTTCTTTAAGTACAGCTTATCAAGCAGCTATAAAAATTAAGGAAATTGAAGATCAACACTTTAATGGTAACAAAATAGACTTCGAGTTTACCATACACAGTGCCAGTGTCATGGATTATTTTCAAGGAGATTTGCAAAAGTTATTAAAAACTGTGCAAATGCGGCTGACAGAATTTAAAGCTAGTCGGTGGTTTGCGAATGAATCTAAACAAAAAGCTGCCCTAAAATTGGGTATAGAATATTCTAGCCCCGCATTAATTTTAGAGAAACTAGAATTCATTGATCAAGTTACCTCCAAATATACTAATAATGATATAGATACAAATTATAACAACTCCAACTCTTCACCTGTTGTACCAGCCACAGATTTAGTTAATTCCCAACAATTTATTCCTAAAACATCAAATCAAGCCAACAAAAATACACCGAAAGGAAAAACTAATACAACAGGTATTTTACCACGGTCAATTTTAAGCACAATCACTCGCCTACAGGTAGAATTAGATCCAGAATCTGAACAAAATGTAGTTCAAAATTTTCGGAAAGCTCAACAAAGAAGTATTATCTCAATTCGGTTTATACTTTTACTAATTATCGTTCCTCTTCTAACTCATCAATTATCCAAGGCTTTAATTGTTGGTCCATTGGTAGAACATTTTCGCCATGATAAAACAGTAGAAGTTTTCCTAAATGGAGAAATGGAAGAAGAAGGATTATTAGCATTACAAAGGTTTGAAGAAAGAATCAAATTTGAAGCCTTAATTAGTAATGCACCTGCGCTTGGGGCTGAAGAATTAGAACTCAAAATAAAGAAGAAAGCAGAGGAAGTCAAAGAGGAATTTCGTAAAGAAAGTGATAATGCTATTAAAAATGTATTTGCTGATATTTTCGCAGTAATTACCTTCACCATCTTATTACTTGTTAGTAAGCGTTCTATCGCAGTCCTCAAAGAATTTTTTGATAACGTAGTTTATGGTTTAAGTGATAGTGCTAAAGCATTTATTATCATTTTATTTACCGATGTTTTTGTCGGTTTCCACTCTCCTCACGGTTGGGAAGTTCTCTTAGAAGGAATATCACGACATTGGGGATTACCAGCCAATCGTGATTTTATTTTCTTATTTATTGCCACATTTCCCGTAATTTTAGATACGATCTTCAAATATTGGATTTTCCGTTACTTAAATCGGATTTCACCTTCTGCCGTTGCTACCTACCATAACATGAATGAATAG